A stretch of Mytilus edulis chromosome 11, xbMytEdul2.2, whole genome shotgun sequence DNA encodes these proteins:
- the LOC139494413 gene encoding uncharacterized protein has protein sequence MHRINSKCKTLYETNSVTPPLSLETSLSKSRNKNSFFETSKRSPQMVVKNRKFGHRQINNTLGNVNNSNNRRIKFRVRRSHQQQSHSSGYMVSRRKTSPHKFFRNGGSFSNCKTFSPKFDKQKCSYSVRQFNRCSLHKQTRRHSFSSAVYENLETLAISARKSNFSESCTHCRKKEHSSRPFKQGKNSTNGMVIKQRDNTCNVSDLGDTSHRSFRLCEKSTNTDLLLLEPRPSGLCNRCSNNSLEQHVCICLPSNLSNTKNTSTHDKVQLSVNSNSPTLAAQTLVHKSSEVHNRLSKEPASQGGSITPAKNKHISSKSSSIQSDCMVFIDKQFKEKGFSKETRKLLRASWRSGTQKDYSVKFRKFNSWCSRREIDPYSASLTEAAEFLTYLFSEGLQYRTIAGYRSMLSSFLAPIGKIPVGQHPYITRLIKGVFNSRPPKVVLLPEWDLPLVLKKLKQAPFEPMKHAHLKFISWKTAFLIAITSFRRCSDLQSLCIGEESIVVQKKGVTFVRHGLSKQDRPKHFGSKIFIPSYQSDKLLDPKRSIYYYLKKTAPFRNSDSEFENKLFLSFIEPHKPVTSQTISSWIVNAIKCAYNEKDKKFRAHSTRALGPSWALFNGASVKSIMDTADWTKESTFTRFYLRHIDVEVLNSV, from the coding sequence ATGCATAGAATTAATTCCAAATGCAAGACTCTTTATGAGACCAATTCAGTTACACCTCCTTTATCATTGGAAACCAGTTTGTCAAAATCTAGGAATAAAAATTCCTTTTTCGAAACATCTAAAAGGTCACCTCAGATGgtggttaaaaatagaaaatttggtCATAGGCAGATCAATAACACCTTGGGAAACGTCAATAACAGTAACAACAGACGCATCAAATTCAGGGTACGGAGGTCACATCAACAACAGTCTCATAGTTCAGGGTACATGGTCAGTAGAAGAAAAACTTCTCCACATAAATTCTTTAGAAATGGAGGCAGTTTTTCTAACTGTAAAACATTTTCTcccaaatttgataaacaaaaatgttcTTATTCGGTCAGACAATTCAACCGTTGTTcgttacataaacaaacaaggAGGCACTCGTTCTCCTCAGCTGTGTATGAGAACTTGGAAACTTTGGCAATTAGCGCTAGAAAATCAAATTTTTCTGAAAGCTGCACACATTGCAGGAAAAAAGAACATTCTAGCAGACCATTTAAGCAGGGTAAAAATTCAACCAACGGAATGGTCATTAAACAAAGAGATAACACATGCAATGTTTCAGATTTGGGAGACACCTCACATAGATCTTTTCGCCTCTGCGAAAAATCGACAAACACAGATCTATTGCTCCTGGAACCCAGACCCTCAGGCTTATGCAATAGATGCTCTAACAATTCCTTGGAACAACATGTATGCATATGCTTACCCTCCAATTTGTCTAATACCAAAAATACTTCAACACATGACAAAGTACAATTGTCAGTTAATTCTAATAGCCCCACATTGGCCGCGCAGACATTGGTACACAAATCTTCTGAAGTACATAATAGATTATCCAAGGAGCCTGCCAGTCAGGGAGGATCTATTACACCAgccaaaaacaaacatatttcatCCAAATCCAGCAGTATTCAATCTGACTGCATGGTTTTTATCGACAAACAGTTTAAAGAGAAAGGTTTTTCTAAAGAAACTAGAAAATTACTCAGAGCCTCATGGCGCTCTGGGACTCAAAAAGATTACTCTGTCAAATTTCGAAAATTCAATAGCTGGTGTAGTAGACGGGAAATTGATCCCTATAGTGCCTCTTTGACGGAGGCGGCTGagtttttgacatatttattcTCAGAAGGTCTTCAGTATAGAACCATAGCTGGTTATAGATCTATGTTATCCTCATTCCTAGCTCCAATTGGGAAAATTCCAGTAGGACAACATCCTTATATAACTCGTCTTATAAAGGGTGTTTTTAACTCGAGACCTCCAAAAGTAGTGCTTTTACCTGAATGGGACTTAcccttagttttaaaaaaattaaaacaagcacCTTTTGAACCAATGAAACATGCTcatttgaagtttatttcttgGAAAACTGCATTTTTAATTGCAATTACTTCTTTCAGGAGATGCAGTGACTTACAATCTTTGTGTATTGGAGAAGAGTCGATTGTTGTGCAGAAGAAAGGAGTGACTTTTGTTCGTCATGGACTATCAAAACAGGATAGACCAAAACATTTTGGCAGCAAGATTTTTATTCCGTCTTATCAATCAGATAAATTATTAGATCCGAAGCgttctatttattattatttgaagaaaactgCACCTTTTAGAAACTCTGACAGTGAGTTTGAGAACaagttgtttttatcttttattgaaCCGCATAAACCGGTTACATCACAGACTATTTCGTCTTGGATTGTTAATGCAATTAAATGTGCTtacaatgaaaaagacaaaaaatttcGTGCTCATTCTACAAGAGCCTTGGGCCCATCTTGGGCACTTTTTAACGGCGCATCTGTGAAGTCTATTATGGACACAGCAGACTGGACAAAGGAATCAACCTTTACTCGTTTTTATTTACGTCACATAGATGTTGAAGTTTTAAATTCTGTGTAA